Sequence from the Nocardia brasiliensis genome:
TTCTCGTTGATCTCGGCCTCGACACCGTCCTCTTCGCCGCCGACGACGCCGATCTCGACCTCGAGGATGATGTTGGCCTGCGCGCAGGCCTTCAGCAGTTCCTTGGCGATCTCGAGGTTCTCGTCGATCGGGATCGCCGAGCCGTCCCACATGTGCGACTGGAACAGCGGCGCCTGCCCCTTGGTCACCCGCTCCTGGGAGATCGCGATCAGCGGGCGGACGAAGGTGTCCAGCTTGTCCTTCGGGCAGTGGTCGGTGTGCAGCGCGATGGTGATGTCGTACTTCGCGGCAACCACGTGCGCGAACTCGGCCAGCGCGACCGCACCGGTCACCATGTCCTTCACACCCTGGCCGGAACCGAATTCCGCACCGCCGGTGGAGAACTGGATGATGCCGTCGCTGCCCGCGTCGGCGAAGCCCTTGATGGCCGCGTTGATCGTCTCCGACGAGGTGCAGTTGATGGCCGGGAAGGCGAAGGAGTGCGCTTTGGCCCGACCGAGCATCTCGGCGTAGACCTCCGGAGTCGCGATGGGCACAGTAAGACCTCCGTGTTGTTGCGGCAAAGACCTATTTTGTCAGCCACTACCCTAGGACAGCGGGGTTTCGCCTGGTATCCAGGGAGGCAGACGGAGATCGCGCGGCCGGGTACGCGCGCCGCGCGCGACCGAACGCACAGGTGACCAGGCCGTGCTCGGCACGGAACCGGCAGATGACCAGCCGGTAGTTTCGCGCACAGCGCGGGCTTTCTCAGCCGAACCCGGTACTGTGGTGCCGGTAATTGCGCCGACAGCTTGCGATGCGATGCCAAGCGATCAGGTCGGCCCAATCCAGAACAGGAGACCGCGTGATTCTGCTGGCAGCGACAGAATCGGTGACGAGCAACATCGCATTGACCCAGTTGCTCGATCCGATGTACCTGCTCACGGAGACGTGGCTGAAGAACGCGGTGCTTCCCGCCATTCTCGCGATCGTCTTCATCGAGACCGGCCTGCTCTTCCCGATCCTGCCGGGCGACTCGCTGCTGTTCACCGGCGGCCTGCTCGCGGCGTCGACCAATCCCCCGGTGTCGATCTGGCTGCTGCTGCCCGCGGTCGTCCTCGTCGCCTTCGCCGGTGACCAGTCCGGGTATTGGATCGGTCGCGGCATCGGACCCGCGCTGTTCCACAAGGAGGACACCCGCTTCTTCAAGAAGCACTACGTCACCGAGACGCACGAGTTCTTCGAGAAGCACGGGCCCAAGACCATCATCCTGGCCAGGTTCGTGCCGATCGTGCGCACGTTCATGCCGGTGCTCGCCGGTGTGTCGAAGATGGACTACCGCAAGTTCGTCGCCTTCGACATCGTCGGCGCGATCCTGTGGGGCGGCGGCGTGACGATCTGCGGCTACTTCCTCGGCAACATCGCCTTCATCCGCGACCACGTCGAGGCCATCTTCCTGCTCATCGTGCTCGTCTCGATCCTGCCCGGCATCTTCGCGGTGGCGAAGCGGCTGCTCAATCGTGGCGGCGGGGCGCCGGTGGCCGCCCCCGAAGCCGAGCTGACCGTTTCGACCAGCGAGCCGACCCGCTGAGCTCGTGTTCGCGGCGTCCTCGCCCCTAGCAGTGGGCAATTTCGATCCGCTGATGTCAGCGGGCCCCGCACTCGTCTGGACAGTGGTTCTGACCTTTGTCTTCCTCGAATGCGCTGTGATACTCGGGCTGTTTCTGCCCGGTGACTCGATGCTGATCACGGCGGGTGTGGTGATGGCCTCGCACGCCTCCGGCGAGACCCAGGTGTGGGCGCTGTCGGTGGGCACCATGGTCGCGGCCATCGCGGGCAACCAGGTCGGTTACGTCATCGGCCAGCGCACCGGACACCACCTGGTGGCCCGCAAGAACGGGCGCTACATCAACACCAGGAACCTGCAGCGGGTGGCCGAGTTACTGCAGCGGCACGGGTTCGTCGCGGTGCTCGTCGCCCGCTGGATTCCGTGGGTGCGCACGCTGTGCCCGACGGTCGCCGGCGCGGCCGGGATGGACCATCGCAAGTTCACCGTGGCGAGCACCATCGGCGCGATCATCTGGGCGCCGGTGCTGCTGTTGATCGGCTACTACGCGGGCAGCTTCCTCGACCGGGTGCCGTGGTTGATGCCGATCGTGATCGGCACGCTGGTGCTCGGCCTGATCGTGGGCACCGTGCTCGGCATCCGGCATTACCGGCAGGAGATGGCCAAGCCCGCGGAGGATTTCGATTTCGAGACCGTGCCGATCCGGGTCGTCGAAGCCGAGAGCTGACGCGTTCGCCCGCCGCGGCGAAAGGCCCAGGCGGCAGGCTCTTTACAGGCCCGCCGCGCTCACCTGGTAGGCCGCCTCCATCAACATCCAGCCGGAAAGCTGCACGGACAGATCGCGTTCGGGCACCCGGGAGGCGGTGACCGAACCGCCCGCGGTGAAGTGTCCCGCGCCAGCCGTGCCGCCGGGCAGCGTCGCCGGACGACTCCAATCGTGGCCGAACAGCGGCTCCCCCTCGACCTGCAACCGATTCGACCAGGCCGCCGTCGCCGAGGCACGCACGATCGCCGCCGCGCTACGCCGATCGGCCGCCCGCGCCTCGTCGTCGCCGGGCAGCATCAGCGCGACCAGCGCGAGGTAGCGGGCCAGAATGCCGTTGAACAGGCCGCCGTCGCCGCCACCGCCGCCGTTGATGACGCCGCGGGTCGTCATGTGCTCCTCGACCGCGCCGAGCAGCCGATGCACGCGCTCGGTGTGCCGCGGCTCGCCGGTGTGCATGGCGAGCTCGGTCTCCACCGCGAGCACCACGCCCTGGCAGTAGGTGAACACCGGACGCTCGATCTCGCCGCCGGGCAGATGGATGCCGTCGAGGATCAGCCCGGACTCCGGATCGCGCAGCGTCGCGTCCAGCCAGTCGGCCATGTCCTGGGCGCGCTGCTGCCGCCCGAGCCGCAGCAGCGCGATCGCGGCCGGGCCGTTGGCGGGCGCGTTGTAGTAGTCCGAGGCGATCCGCCACGGTAGGCCGCCGCCGACCTCCGGGTTCCAACCCTCGTAGAGCGGCTTCTCCAAGGCGAGCAGCCCGCCGCGTACCTCGGTGACGCCCGCGATCCGTTCCGCGCGCTCCAGCGCGATCGCCAGCCAGGCCATGTCGTCGTAGTACCGGTTGGTCCAGCCGGTGAGATTGCGGATCCGATGCGATCGCGCGATCGCGGCGATCCGCTTGCGGCGCACCGGGGTCGGCGTGCGGTTCGCGGCGTCCACCGCACAGTCGATCAGATGCGCCTGCCACCAGTAGTGCCAGGACCCGAACACCCGCTCCCGCCGCGTGGCGGGCCAGCCGACCACACCGAGCTGGGTACCGGGTAGCCCCCACAGCGGGCGCAGATGCCGGGAGATGATCGCGGATTCGGCCATGTCGGCGCGCTCGGACCAGACCGCGGCGGTCGCGACGGCGTCCCGGCCTGCCCGCGCGCGGTCCACCGGTGACTGTGCTGGCGCGTGCTGCGGGTCCTCGGCCTTCCGCGTCGTCATGCGTCAATGGTGCCAGTCTGGAACGGTTTTACGC
This genomic interval carries:
- a CDS encoding DedA family protein, coding for MSAGPALVWTVVLTFVFLECAVILGLFLPGDSMLITAGVVMASHASGETQVWALSVGTMVAAIAGNQVGYVIGQRTGHHLVARKNGRYINTRNLQRVAELLQRHGFVAVLVARWIPWVRTLCPTVAGAAGMDHRKFTVASTIGAIIWAPVLLLIGYYAGSFLDRVPWLMPIVIGTLVLGLIVGTVLGIRHYRQEMAKPAEDFDFETVPIRVVEAES
- a CDS encoding glycoside hydrolase family 76 protein, whose protein sequence is MAESAIISRHLRPLWGLPGTQLGVVGWPATRRERVFGSWHYWWQAHLIDCAVDAANRTPTPVRRKRIAAIARSHRIRNLTGWTNRYYDDMAWLAIALERAERIAGVTEVRGGLLALEKPLYEGWNPEVGGGLPWRIASDYYNAPANGPAAIALLRLGRQQRAQDMADWLDATLRDPESGLILDGIHLPGGEIERPVFTYCQGVVLAVETELAMHTGEPRHTERVHRLLGAVEEHMTTRGVINGGGGGDGGLFNGILARYLALVALMLPGDDEARAADRRSAAAIVRASATAAWSNRLQVEGEPLFGHDWSRPATLPGGTAGAGHFTAGGSVTASRVPERDLSVQLSGWMLMEAAYQVSAAGL
- the fbaA gene encoding class II fructose-bisphosphate aldolase, whose amino-acid sequence is MPIATPEVYAEMLGRAKAHSFAFPAINCTSSETINAAIKGFADAGSDGIIQFSTGGAEFGSGQGVKDMVTGAVALAEFAHVVAAKYDITIALHTDHCPKDKLDTFVRPLIAISQERVTKGQAPLFQSHMWDGSAIPIDENLEIAKELLKACAQANIILEVEIGVVGGEEDGVEAEINEKLYTSPEDFEKTIDALGAGENGKYLLAATFGNVHGVYKPGNVVLKPEVLAEGQRVAAAKLALAKDAQPFDFVFHGGSGSLKSEIEDSLRYGVVKMNVDTDTQYAFTRPVSGHMFTNYDGVLKIDGEVGNKKVYDPRSYLKKAETSMAARVTEACNDLKSAGRSISA
- a CDS encoding DedA family protein, whose amino-acid sequence is MYLLTETWLKNAVLPAILAIVFIETGLLFPILPGDSLLFTGGLLAASTNPPVSIWLLLPAVVLVAFAGDQSGYWIGRGIGPALFHKEDTRFFKKHYVTETHEFFEKHGPKTIILARFVPIVRTFMPVLAGVSKMDYRKFVAFDIVGAILWGGGVTICGYFLGNIAFIRDHVEAIFLLIVLVSILPGIFAVAKRLLNRGGGAPVAAPEAELTVSTSEPTR